TAAAAGATTCTGATAAAAACATATATCATCACCTTGGTCACTGTACCTGAAAAGAATATACTAATGAAACTTGGCGCCTCACTATATGAATTAACTAACCATCTACTCAATGGAAACAGTGCTATTTTGATTGAGAGGCCAACAAAAATGAACAATGTGCCAAGCTTTACGATGTTATTATCATACAGCGGTACTATCCTCTCGGCCATGTCAGACATATTGAGTGTTCCTGTCATAGAATACAAAAGCCCAATACCAAACAAGTAAAACGTTGCGCCTATTGTTCCACTAATCAGATATTCAAATGCTGCAACCAGAGCTTTTTTATCCCTTCCCATTGAAACTAGTATGTAAGAAGAAAGAGACGAAATTTCCAAAAAAACGTAAAGATTGAATATGTCGTTTGTTACTAAAATCCCAAGTAGCCCGCTTAAGCACAACAGAAACAAAGAATAAAAACCAGTGATTTTGTTTTTGCTGATCTCTTTTTCATTGATATAAAAGCTATAAAGCATACTTATCAGTGCTATAAAATTCACTAGAGTTAGAATCAAGGAGTTTAATATATCGATTCTTAACTCTATTCCGTACGGGGGAGCCCAATCTCCAAGGTAATAAGTTATAACTTCACCATTATACGTTTTCATGAGTAGTATCGATGAAACAAAAAAAGTAGCTGCTGTTGTGGCAAAAGAAATAAACCAGGATACTTTATGTTTCCTAGTAAGGAAGCAAAACATCGATGCAATTATTGGTATAATAACTTGTAAAATTGGCAATTGCATTAAATTGTTGTTAATGGACTGTTAAAGTATTAGTATATATAATACTTTTTGTTTTAATACCCTTATGTTATCTAAAATCTGTAATGCGATAAAACATCTATTACGAAGAAAAGGTAAATTTGTAGGAAGAGACGAAAATGGAAACTCTTACTATGAATCAAATAAAGGAAAAAGGTGGGTCACGTATAGCAGTGTCTCTGAACCTACAACAGTACCTCCAAAGTGGCACATATGGCTTCACTATACTGATGATACAGTGCCAGTTAATAATAAAAAGAAAAAAATAAAACATACTCCTAATTTGACGGGTACAAAAGATGCGTATTATCCAAACCAAAAAGTGAAAAATTACTATAAAAGCTGGAATCCTAATAACTAAAGATGCGAAGATCAAATATACTTGAAATAACTGCTGGATTATTTGTGTTGGCTTTTACTATTTTTCTGGTTTGCTTTGCTGTTGATAAGCTATCTGACATAAAAAAAAGCTATAAGGATTGTTATAAAATATATGGTCTTTTTGCTAACGCTAATGGCTTAGTAGTTGGTGATAGCGTCAAGGTTTCCGGCGTAGATATTGGAAGCATAACTGGCGTATCACTTGATAAAGCTACTTATGTAGCACGAATCGATATGTGCATAAGTAAAGACATAAAATTGCCAATTGATAGTTCAGCTCTAATAACTAGCAGTGGAGTTGTCGGTAGTAAATTTGTTAACATATCACCCGGGTCAGGTACTAAACTAATTTCGAAAGGTGGTAAAGTAGAGTATACCCAAGCTGAAGCAAATGTTGGTGGAATAATAGACAAAATTCTTGGTATGTTCACAAAATAAGACTCTTTCCCCGTTATTTATAGCTCTTCCCATAATAGCCTAAAAGAGATAAATAAGGATTTATAGTAGTAAAGACTTCGTTGCATGGCTATCCATGAGAAGCAGTGATGAAAGGAACTTATACCAAATCCTAATGGTAATAGGACAAATAAAATTGCCAGTCAACAATGGTGTCATTCCAGCGCATGACGCACAACTGTACGAACATTGCAATTTGAGCCTACCAGGAGGATGTCATCCCAGTGCCCAGACACTGGGATCCAGGATACCACTTTAGTAATAAATATTTAAGAAATTTACCAAATGAAAAAACAAGGCAAAAGAAGCCCTGGTCAATATCTATTTTAGTAACTTGGCGTTAATGTCTTATACGCTTGACAAGTAGCTGACCTTGGGGTTGTAAATACCCATAATGTTATTATAAGAGGAATGTTGAAGTTTGCCAAGCAATTTTTTGTGAAAAAAACGAGGTTAATTAAGATTTTAACTAATTTAAAAAAAAGACAAAAGAAACCCCGCAATGTGAGTTGTTTACTGTTCTCTCAAAAACTTGGCGTTCGGTTCTCTCTTACACCGCTTAGTAAGCGAGGCTCAGCTAATGTAGACAAAAAATTATAAAGACATGCAGTGTCCATGCTGCAAAAATAAAACATAACACGCCTTGTTTTATACTGTGCTTTTGTCACTTAATACAAGATTAAAGATAAATTCTAGGCCTAAAACACCCACAACTCTATTGTAAGGGGACCTGTGAAGGTTGTCAAGTAGTTTTTTTGTTTTTGTTGGATGACGTTATAGCTTTTTTTTCACTGCTACCTATTCACTTTCTGTGTAGTGGGATTGATATA
This portion of the Wolbachia endosymbiont of Ctenocephalides felis wCfeF genome encodes:
- a CDS encoding Na(+)/H(+) antiporter subunit D encodes the protein MQLPILQVIIPIIASMFCFLTRKHKVSWFISFATTAATFFVSSILLMKTYNGEVITYYLGDWAPPYGIELRIDILNSLILTLVNFIALISMLYSFYINEKEISKNKITGFYSLFLLCLSGLLGILVTNDIFNLYVFLEISSLSSYILVSMGRDKKALVAAFEYLISGTIGATFYLFGIGLLYSMTGTLNMSDMAERIVPLYDNNIVKLGTLFIFVGLSIKIALFPLSRWLVNSYSEAPSFISIFFSGTVTKVMIYVFIRIFYTVFHQNFFLFKPPLNNVIIILAFCAIVFGSIFAMTAKDVKRLLANSSVSQIGYIILMLGLNSKAGLFAAILHIINHSIIKTSLFMAVGCVSYKFDSTKVENLSGLKKSMPRTTLAFTLLSLALIGVPLTSGFVSKWYMMKAIIESHAWISLIVFAVGSFLALIYMWKMVEKMYFGNDAASHAEMAPGSVDKVPLPMLFCLLLMAALTVVTGVYSTPIWLAVEKLAF
- a CDS encoding putative phospholipid ABC transporter-binding protein MlaD; protein product: MRRSNILEITAGLFVLAFTIFLVCFAVDKLSDIKKSYKDCYKIYGLFANANGLVVGDSVKVSGVDIGSITGVSLDKATYVARIDMCISKDIKLPIDSSALITSSGVVGSKFVNISPGSGTKLISKGGKVEYTQAEANVGGIIDKILGMFTK